From one Paenibacillus sp. FSL K6-1330 genomic stretch:
- a CDS encoding dihydroorotate dehydrogenase electron transfer subunit, with translation MALVIQNVRLAHRIYRLTVQGSYSARMGQFFMLRCWDTYPVLSRPISVHNLTEDSVSFLYRVHGTGTWLLSALQAGDKIQLEGPFGQGFPKPQGRTALVGGGIGVAPLLLAAKEIPDASVYLGYTSVPFGVTGFHEISRNVTVKSGGTIVDAVDPSRYDTIFACGPVGMMHSLAQKTESTNAKLHVSIEKRMGCGIGACNSCTLTSAGASRKVCTDGPVFPAKEVNWNDLHRL, from the coding sequence GTGGCCCTTGTTATTCAAAATGTCAGACTGGCCCATCGCATATATCGACTTACCGTTCAAGGCAGCTATTCGGCACGAATGGGGCAGTTCTTCATGCTTCGCTGCTGGGATACCTATCCCGTGCTGTCACGACCGATCAGCGTTCATAACCTGACGGAGGACTCCGTTTCCTTCTTGTATCGCGTACATGGAACAGGTACATGGCTGCTATCGGCGCTTCAAGCGGGTGACAAGATTCAGCTGGAAGGACCTTTCGGTCAGGGATTCCCCAAGCCCCAAGGCCGGACGGCACTGGTAGGAGGCGGCATTGGAGTAGCCCCGCTGCTGCTGGCAGCTAAGGAAATACCTGATGCCAGCGTATATCTGGGATACACCAGCGTCCCTTTCGGAGTCACCGGATTCCACGAAATAAGCCGCAATGTCACCGTCAAATCCGGCGGCACCATTGTAGATGCAGTGGACCCAAGCCGCTATGACACGATATTCGCATGCGGACCGGTTGGCATGATGCACAGTCTGGCCCAAAAAACGGAGAGTACTAACGCCAAGCTTCACGTCTCCATCGAGAAGCGAATGGGCTGCGGCATCGGGGCATGCAACAGCTGCACGTTAACCTCCGCTGGCGCAAGCCGCAAGGTATGCACCGATGGCCCCGTATTTCCGGCGAAGGAGGTGAACTGGAATGATCTCCATCGATTGTGA
- a CDS encoding NAD(P)H-dependent oxidoreductase: MRTLVIVAHPGLHEGSRINHELTETVRHNHEVTVHDLYQRYPDGHIDIEAEHQLLLQHERIVFQFPFWWYSSPPLLKHWFDEVLTFGWAYGPGGDKLQGKEWGVAVTTGGAAEAYGSEGYNRYTVEELTRPYEVTASLVGAIYLPVFTVHNAMQLTDEELRRHAEDFALHVTGVVRSR, encoded by the coding sequence ATGAGAACACTGGTGATCGTTGCACATCCGGGTCTGCATGAGGGATCACGGATCAATCACGAACTAACCGAGACGGTGAGACATAATCATGAGGTGACGGTGCATGACCTCTATCAGCGTTATCCGGATGGACATATTGATATCGAGGCCGAACATCAATTGCTGCTCCAGCATGAACGCATCGTGTTTCAATTCCCTTTCTGGTGGTACAGTTCACCGCCCCTTTTGAAGCATTGGTTCGATGAGGTGCTAACTTTCGGATGGGCGTATGGTCCGGGCGGAGACAAGCTTCAGGGAAAAGAGTGGGGCGTAGCCGTTACGACCGGCGGAGCCGCGGAGGCCTACGGCAGCGAAGGATACAACCGCTACACGGTGGAAGAGCTGACCCGGCCCTATGAAGTGACGGCCAGCCTGGTAGGCGCGATTTACTTACCGGTATTTACCGTTCATAATGCCATGCAGCTGACGGATGAAGAGCTGCGGCGACATGCGGAGGATTTTGCGTTGCACGTTACAGGAGTGGTGAGATCCAGGTAA
- a CDS encoding helix-turn-helix transcriptional regulator: protein MGINKELLKGSTVILLLTVLNKREMYGYELIKEIEQSSDGVFLMKEGTLYPILHTLEAEGWLDSSWSQHDGRKRKYYRITERGREQLQEKTKEWVKFRTAVDTVIGEGS from the coding sequence ATGGGCATTAACAAAGAGCTGCTGAAAGGCAGCACCGTCATATTATTGCTTACCGTGTTGAACAAGCGGGAAATGTACGGGTACGAGCTGATTAAGGAGATTGAGCAAAGCTCGGACGGGGTGTTCCTGATGAAGGAAGGCACGTTATACCCGATTCTGCACACGCTGGAGGCGGAAGGTTGGCTGGATTCCTCCTGGAGCCAGCATGATGGACGCAAACGGAAATATTACCGGATTACCGAGCGCGGCAGGGAGCAGCTCCAAGAGAAGACCAAGGAGTGGGTCAAATTCCGTACGGCGGTGGATACGGTCATCGGGGAGGGAAGCTAG
- a CDS encoding FtsW/RodA/SpoVE family cell cycle protein, whose translation MRPVEEYKVVQDFLTRVCRQVRARDMHPEIREELLSHIEERTELLMLEGNAEEPAVQEAVKQMGDPGDIGKSLHLAHRPQLDWKLLVLLALLSMIGLFGALSVDYSGTEILSDFFIRKAWFFGIGLILLIGFYFLDYRKLKKYSGILFFITLCLMGLTLIRGVDVNGLTIFLDFGPIMIPMLGVASVFLLLIALAGMKPATQWGVWESVFHILYRGVLPIVLYSMSGSMVYMFIYLLGFLVLTWTTKRNIKQFAVLTLLPFIGLAYILFTKRIYLMWRLEGLADREGDGGYFMRVIADAVSSAGWFGQGFAAANPGIPYVYSDSIYPYLIYCFGWMFGIVVGMVVLLFLARVWSISNVLHDSYGKNIVTGVIVVLGLRLLMPIIMGLGMVPVISLDFPFISYGGVNNMLDFAMVGLLLSIYRRKNMIPRGVGEAAPMKVA comes from the coding sequence GTGCGACCGGTTGAAGAATACAAGGTTGTTCAAGACTTCCTGACCCGGGTGTGCAGGCAGGTACGCGCAAGAGACATGCATCCGGAAATCCGCGAAGAGCTGCTCAGCCATATCGAGGAGCGGACGGAGCTTCTGATGCTGGAGGGCAATGCGGAGGAGCCAGCGGTGCAGGAAGCGGTGAAACAGATGGGGGATCCGGGGGATATCGGCAAAAGCCTGCATTTGGCTCATCGGCCTCAGTTGGATTGGAAGCTGCTTGTCCTGCTGGCTCTGCTCTCGATGATTGGGTTGTTCGGGGCACTGAGCGTTGATTATTCGGGTACAGAAATATTGTCGGACTTTTTTATTAGAAAAGCGTGGTTCTTCGGTATAGGACTGATCCTTCTTATCGGTTTCTATTTCCTGGACTACAGAAAGCTAAAGAAATACTCCGGGATATTGTTTTTTATCACGCTGTGCCTGATGGGACTTACGTTGATTCGGGGTGTTGACGTCAATGGTCTAACGATATTCCTGGATTTCGGTCCAATCATGATCCCGATGCTCGGTGTAGCATCTGTTTTTCTTCTCCTTATCGCCTTGGCAGGCATGAAGCCTGCGACTCAGTGGGGGGTATGGGAAAGTGTATTCCACATCCTGTATCGGGGTGTGCTGCCGATCGTACTATACAGTATGAGCGGTTCGATGGTATATATGTTCATCTATTTGCTAGGATTCCTGGTACTGACCTGGACGACGAAAAGGAATATTAAACAATTTGCGGTGCTAACGCTGCTGCCGTTCATTGGATTAGCCTATATCTTGTTTACAAAAAGAATATACCTCATGTGGAGACTTGAGGGGCTCGCAGACCGTGAGGGGGACGGTGGTTATTTCATGCGGGTCATCGCGGATGCCGTTTCTTCTGCCGGTTGGTTCGGTCAAGGCTTTGCTGCAGCGAATCCGGGAATCCCGTACGTTTATAGCGACTCCATATACCCCTATCTGATATATTGCTTCGGCTGGATGTTTGGCATTGTGGTTGGAATGGTCGTTCTTTTGTTCCTAGCCAGAGTGTGGAGTATATCCAATGTACTTCACGATTCCTACGGGAAAAATATCGTGACAGGTGTCATCGTTGTGTTGGGCCTGCGCCTGCTCATGCCGATCATTATGGGATTGGGTATGGTCCCCGTTATCAGCCTGGACTTTCCTTTTATCTCGTATGGCGGCGTCAACAACATGCTGGATTTTGCCATGGTCGGCCTACTCCTCTCCATCTACAGACGCAAAAATATGATCCCACGCGGGGTGGGAGAAGCGGCTCCTATGAAGGTGGCCTAG
- a CDS encoding FtsW/RodA/SpoVE family cell cycle protein — protein MRQMEEYMVVRQFLDRVCKQVRTRQMHPEIREELLGHIEERAKLLMLEGNAEEPAVQEAVKQMGDPGDIGKSLHLAHRPQLDWKLLVMLALFLIIGLVGMVSVYYADERYSVSLVERKLFYFGIGVLFLIGFYFLDYRKLKKYSAPVFFLIVILMVISLVYGQLHDRRTDYINIGPIGVNMITFSLIPLLLALAGMKPASQWGRWEAVLNILYRGVLPVVLYSISSSIIYTYIYVIGFLVLTWRTSKSLKQFAMISTLPFAGLAIFLCTRTDHLLLRWREFMNPSAKEMWYMGNNADAIQAAGWFGQGFGQATPKIPYVLYDNVFPYLIYCFGWLFGIVVGVLILLFLVRIWNISTVHRDSYAKYIAALLIVVFGFRLLWPLLMGLGILPRVTLDPPFFSYSGMNQILDMAAVGLLLSIYRRKNMIPSDVGEAAPMKVA, from the coding sequence ATGCGGCAAATGGAGGAGTATATGGTTGTCCGGCAATTTCTGGACCGTGTGTGCAAGCAAGTGCGCACGAGGCAAATGCATCCCGAGATTCGAGAGGAACTGCTGGGTCATATTGAGGAGCGGGCCAAACTGTTGATGCTGGAGGGCAATGCGGAGGAGCCAGCCGTGCAGGAAGCGGTGAAACAAATGGGGGATCCAGGGGATATCGGCAAAAGCCTGCATTTGGCTCATCGGCCTCAGTTGGATTGGAAGCTGCTCGTTATGCTGGCCCTGTTCTTAATCATTGGACTGGTTGGCATGGTGAGTGTTTATTACGCGGATGAAAGGTATTCCGTTAGCCTAGTCGAGAGAAAGTTGTTTTACTTCGGAATCGGAGTATTATTCCTGATAGGTTTTTACTTTCTGGATTATCGAAAGCTAAAGAAATATTCGGCCCCTGTGTTTTTCCTTATTGTTATTCTAATGGTCATTTCATTGGTATATGGACAACTGCACGATAGGAGAACTGACTATATCAACATAGGTCCCATTGGAGTCAATATGATCACTTTTTCCTTGATACCGCTTCTGCTCGCTTTGGCAGGGATGAAGCCTGCCAGCCAATGGGGACGGTGGGAGGCGGTATTGAACATCCTCTATCGAGGAGTACTGCCTGTGGTTCTCTATAGCATAAGTAGCTCTATTATATACACCTACATCTATGTGATCGGGTTCCTGGTTTTGACATGGAGAACAAGTAAAAGCTTGAAACAATTTGCTATGATTTCCACGCTGCCATTTGCAGGATTAGCTATTTTCCTCTGCACCCGGACGGATCATTTACTGTTACGGTGGAGAGAATTTATGAACCCTTCAGCCAAAGAAATGTGGTATATGGGGAATAACGCAGATGCCATCCAAGCAGCAGGCTGGTTTGGGCAAGGTTTTGGTCAAGCTACACCGAAGATCCCATATGTCCTTTATGATAACGTGTTTCCATACCTCATCTATTGCTTCGGCTGGTTGTTCGGGATCGTAGTTGGCGTACTGATTCTGCTGTTTCTCGTTAGAATATGGAATATTTCTACGGTCCATAGGGATTCTTATGCGAAGTATATCGCTGCATTACTCATCGTTGTTTTTGGATTTCGGCTGCTATGGCCGCTACTCATGGGGCTCGGCATTCTTCCAAGGGTTACATTGGATCCACCCTTCTTCTCTTACAGCGGGATGAACCAAATCCTGGACATGGCAGCAGTCGGCCTGCTCCTCTCCATCTACAGACGCAAAAACATGATCCCAAGCGATGTGGGAGAAGCGGCTCCTATGAAGGTGGCCTAG
- a CDS encoding IS1182 family transposase (programmed frameshift): protein MLRSNREKQQAYEFVSIEELVPQDHLLRKVDKYIDFSFIDEKVRPLYCADNGRPAIDPVVLFKMIFLGYFYGIRSERQLEREIQTNLAYRWFLGLGLTDKVPDHSTISWNRRTRFKDTAIFQEIFDEIVLQAIQHRMVGGRVLVSDSTHVKANANKHKYTKEQVLQNTRDYVGELNAAVEADRKAHGKKPLKPREDVMEEKEVKVSTTDPDSGYMIRDGKPEGFFYLDHRTVDLKYNMITDVHVTAGNVHDSVPYLSRLDRQQQRFGFKVEAVALDSGYLTSPICKGLQSRNIFAVIAHRRFHPTQGLFPKWKFTHDAERNLYICPAEHELQYKTTNREGYRQYASDPQHCKKCPLLNECTRSRNHRKVVTRHVWEDSKEWVRGNRLSRSGKYLYRKRKETIERSFADAKELHGFRYCRLRGLQNVREQALMTAAVQNMKKMAIHLDRLENRG, encoded by the exons ATGTTGCGTTCTAACCGAGAAAAACAGCAGGCTTACGAGTTTGTTTCGATTGAAGAATTAGTTCCTCAAGATCATCTGCTCCGTAAAGTGGACAAGTATATCGATTTCTCTTTCATCGACGAAAAGGTCCGTCCGCTTTATTGTGCTGATAACGGGCGACCAGCCATCGACCCTGTTGTGTTATTTAAGATGATTTTCCTCGGTTATTTTTACGGCATCCGTTCCGAACGTCAACTCGAACGTGAAATTCAGACCAATCTTGCCTACCGCTGGTTTTTGGGATTAGGTCTGACCGACAAAGTGCCGGACCATTCTACGATTAGCTGGAATCGTCGCACTCGTTTTAAAGATACAGCGATTTTTCAGGAGATCTTTGATGAGATTGTTCTTCAAGCCATTCAGCACCGTATGGTAGGTGGACGCGTCCTGGTTTCCGATTCAACCCACGTTAAAGCGAATGCGAATAAGCATAAGTACACAAAGGAACAGGTTTTACAAAACACCCGTGATTATGTGGGTGAACTTAATGCCGCCGTAGAGGCCGACCGGAAGGCACATGGAAAAAAGC CGCTAAAGCCTAGAGAGGACGTGATGGAGGAAAAGGAAGTCAAAGTGAGCACGACAGATCCAGATAGCGGTTATATGATCCGGGATGGGAAACCGGAAGGATTTTTCTACTTAGACCACCGTACCGTGGACCTGAAATACAATATGATAACGGATGTACATGTCACTGCAGGAAATGTCCATGATTCTGTACCCTATTTGTCCCGTTTGGATCGTCAACAACAACGATTTGGTTTTAAAGTAGAAGCTGTTGCGCTGGATTCTGGGTACTTGACTTCACCTATCTGCAAAGGGCTGCAAAGCCGAAATATATTTGCCGTTATTGCTCACCGAAGATTCCATCCGACTCAAGGTTTATTCCCAAAATGGAAGTTCACGCATGATGCAGAGCGCAACCTTTATATCTGCCCGGCGGAGCACGAACTGCAATACAAGACGACCAACCGCGAGGGATACCGGCAGTACGCTTCAGACCCTCAGCACTGCAAGAAGTGTCCGTTATTAAACGAATGCACTCGGTCTCGCAACCACCGAAAGGTGGTAACCCGTCACGTCTGGGAGGACAGCAAAGAATGGGTGCGAGGCAACCGGTTGAGTCGATCCGGGAAATATCTCTACCGAAAACGAAAAGAAACGATTGAGCGAAGCTTCGCGGACGCAAAAGAGCTCCATGGGTTTCGCTATTGCCGTTTGCGCGGGTTGCAGAACGTCAGGGAGCAGGCCCTGATGACAGCAGCCGTACAGAATATGAAGAAGATGGCGATCCACCTGGATCGCCTGGAAAACAGGGGCTAA
- a CDS encoding dipeptide ABC transporter ATP-binding protein produces MSKELLTVKNLKQYFPIKGGILGRAVNIVKAVDDISFSVHEGETVSIVGESGCGKSTTGRAILRLDEPTAGEVVFEGTDLLSLNKAQMNRRRKDLQMIFQDPYASLNPRKTALQVLEEAMDIQNVVPKKDRRGRAIELLETVGLAAYQANRYPHEFSGGQRQRIGIARALSVNPKLIISDEAVSALDVSIQAQVLNLMKSLQTEFKLTYLFISHDLGVVRHISDRIIVMYLGTIVEIADKHSLFRHPQHPYTRALLSAIPTLDPERKKERIILKGDVPSPINPPSGCRFHTRCMYATDFCRSEAPLLREVDERRGHQAACHYIEEIASGVLEKV; encoded by the coding sequence ATGAGCAAAGAGTTGTTAACCGTCAAAAACCTCAAGCAGTATTTCCCGATCAAGGGCGGCATCCTGGGCCGTGCCGTCAACATCGTAAAAGCTGTGGATGATATTTCATTCTCCGTACATGAGGGAGAAACTGTCAGTATCGTGGGCGAATCCGGCTGCGGCAAATCAACCACGGGCCGGGCCATCCTGAGGCTGGACGAACCAACCGCTGGAGAGGTGGTGTTCGAAGGCACCGATCTGCTTTCCCTAAATAAAGCGCAGATGAACCGAAGGCGTAAAGACCTGCAGATGATTTTTCAGGACCCCTATGCTTCGCTGAATCCTAGAAAAACAGCGCTGCAAGTCCTAGAAGAAGCGATGGACATTCAAAACGTCGTTCCCAAGAAGGATCGGCGGGGCCGGGCCATCGAGCTTCTGGAAACGGTGGGCCTGGCCGCCTATCAAGCCAATCGGTACCCGCATGAATTCAGTGGCGGACAGCGGCAGCGGATCGGAATTGCTCGCGCCTTGTCCGTGAATCCCAAGCTGATCATCAGCGATGAAGCGGTCTCTGCGCTTGACGTGTCCATCCAGGCGCAAGTGCTCAATCTGATGAAATCACTGCAAACCGAATTCAAGCTGACCTATCTGTTCATCTCCCATGATCTTGGGGTCGTTCGGCATATTTCCGACCGGATTATCGTGATGTATCTGGGAACGATCGTGGAAATCGCGGATAAACATTCCCTCTTCCGGCACCCACAGCATCCTTACACCCGCGCTCTGCTGTCAGCCATCCCGACGCTGGATCCCGAGCGCAAGAAGGAACGCATCATTCTCAAGGGAGATGTTCCGTCCCCGATCAACCCGCCTTCCGGCTGCCGGTTTCATACCCGCTGCATGTATGCCACGGATTTCTGCCGGTCCGAGGCCCCGTTGCTTCGGGAAGTCGATGAGCGCAGAGGCCATCAGGCGGCCTGCCACTATATCGAAGAAATCGCATCCGGTGTGCTGGAGAAGGTGTAA
- a CDS encoding ABC transporter ATP-binding protein: protein MEQHTSSLLTIKNLQTSFFTELGEVKAVDDISLTVRKGKTLGIVGESGSGKSILSLSILRLIFHPGRIVGGQILYNGVNLLEQSDRQMRKIRGNQISMIFQEPMTSLNPVFTVGDQIAEAYQIHENLSKKQAMDKAVEMLKLVGIPSPEKRVRQYPFQLSGGMRQRVMIAMALACNPDLLIADEPTTALDVTIQAQILELMKELQRKLQMSIIFITHDLGIVAETCDEVAVMYCGKVVEYTDVRTLFKHPKHPYTVGLMNSLPRHDIDKETLEPIKGSVPSPYDPQEGCRFAPRCPHAAKLCYDKLPELHALDDNQQVRCWKYTDQWELESEVNVLS, encoded by the coding sequence ATGGAACAGCACACATCAAGTTTGCTTACGATCAAGAACCTGCAAACCTCTTTTTTCACCGAACTGGGCGAAGTGAAAGCTGTGGATGATATCAGCCTTACCGTACGCAAGGGGAAGACGCTCGGCATCGTGGGCGAATCCGGTTCAGGCAAAAGCATACTGTCCCTCTCCATCCTGCGGCTGATCTTTCATCCGGGACGAATCGTCGGTGGCCAAATCCTATATAACGGTGTGAATCTGCTCGAACAATCGGACCGGCAGATGCGCAAAATAAGGGGCAATCAGATCTCGATGATCTTTCAGGAGCCGATGACATCGCTCAATCCGGTCTTCACCGTCGGCGATCAGATCGCGGAGGCCTACCAAATCCATGAGAATCTGAGCAAAAAACAAGCGATGGACAAAGCCGTCGAGATGTTGAAACTGGTCGGCATCCCCTCCCCGGAAAAAAGAGTCCGACAGTACCCCTTCCAGCTGTCCGGCGGTATGCGCCAACGTGTCATGATTGCCATGGCGCTGGCGTGCAATCCGGATCTGCTCATTGCAGACGAGCCGACTACAGCGCTTGACGTGACCATTCAGGCTCAAATTTTGGAGCTGATGAAGGAGCTGCAGCGGAAGCTGCAGATGTCGATTATTTTTATCACCCATGATCTGGGCATCGTTGCGGAAACCTGCGATGAGGTAGCAGTCATGTACTGCGGAAAAGTGGTGGAATATACCGATGTGCGCACCCTCTTCAAGCATCCGAAGCACCCCTACACCGTCGGCCTGATGAACTCGCTGCCGCGGCATGATATCGATAAGGAAACGCTGGAGCCGATTAAAGGCTCTGTTCCAAGCCCATATGACCCACAGGAAGGCTGTCGCTTCGCCCCCCGCTGTCCCCATGCAGCCAAGCTGTGCTATGACAAACTGCCGGAGCTTCATGCGCTGGATGATAACCAACAAGTCAGGTGCTGGAAATACACCGATCAATGGGAGCTGGAAAGCGAGGTGAACGTTCTATCATGA